A part of Halobacillus shinanisalinarum genomic DNA contains:
- the nadB gene encoding L-aspartate oxidase, whose amino-acid sequence MRRADVIIVGSGIAALQIAVHLPRHLHVIVLTKSQTKKSNSSLAQGGIAAAIGDWDQPSVHYKDTMEAGRNVNNQMAVHRLTEEGPAIIRELVNVQCQFDRDENGNLQLGKEGAHSHSRIIHGGGDQTGRRIVDCLVGKLGPNVDIYENECVYELHIEDDGRCYGIKSKTSNGASHSLLAPYVILSTGGCGQLYSFTSNAEEVTGDGIALAYWAGARVRDMEFVQFHPTLLFCNGEGKGLVSEAVRGEGARLVDDAGNYLMDGVHPMGDLAPRHIVAQAIFSSIQNGRSVYLDIASISDFEKRFPTAAKLCQRNGVSGSIPVAPGCHFLMGGIEVDDRGRTNVPGLYAVGEAACTGVHGANRLASNSLLEGLVYGKRLAKHITEQAPAPFIDEPPNCHYYEDLSGLNLPTIEEIQCNMMDRAGIVREEKSLLAQLKWIESFELEKWVRTDFSQLTKQQWSILAMLQTSWLIINAALKRTESRGGHFRSDFPYESDEWQRKHTTEIRYSEKRRSYESVQA is encoded by the coding sequence TTGAGAAGAGCGGACGTAATAATTGTGGGAAGCGGGATCGCTGCATTACAGATTGCCGTTCATCTTCCTAGGCATTTGCATGTGATTGTTCTCACAAAGTCACAGACGAAAAAGAGTAATTCATCATTGGCTCAAGGGGGGATTGCTGCTGCAATTGGGGATTGGGATCAACCCTCTGTACATTATAAAGATACGATGGAAGCGGGTAGGAATGTGAATAATCAAATGGCCGTTCATCGATTAACGGAAGAGGGGCCAGCGATTATTCGCGAACTTGTCAATGTTCAATGTCAATTTGATCGAGACGAAAATGGCAATCTTCAGCTTGGAAAGGAAGGAGCACATAGTCACTCAAGAATCATACACGGCGGAGGCGATCAGACTGGCCGCAGGATCGTTGATTGTTTAGTAGGAAAATTGGGTCCAAACGTAGACATTTATGAGAATGAATGTGTGTACGAACTCCATATTGAGGATGATGGTCGCTGTTATGGGATCAAAAGTAAAACAAGCAATGGGGCATCACATAGCCTCCTTGCTCCTTACGTTATTTTGTCTACCGGCGGATGCGGACAGCTTTATTCATTCACATCAAATGCAGAGGAAGTAACCGGAGATGGGATTGCGCTTGCTTATTGGGCTGGGGCGAGAGTAAGAGATATGGAGTTCGTGCAATTTCATCCAACGCTGCTTTTTTGCAATGGAGAAGGGAAGGGGCTCGTATCAGAAGCTGTGCGCGGGGAAGGGGCACGGCTCGTGGATGATGCAGGAAACTACCTTATGGATGGCGTTCATCCAATGGGTGATTTAGCACCAAGGCATATTGTCGCGCAGGCCATTTTTAGCTCGATTCAAAATGGCCGCTCTGTTTACCTGGATATTGCATCGATTTCTGATTTTGAAAAAAGATTTCCCACAGCCGCCAAGTTATGTCAACGAAATGGAGTGAGTGGGAGCATTCCTGTTGCTCCCGGTTGCCATTTTCTTATGGGAGGAATTGAAGTCGATGATAGGGGGAGGACGAATGTTCCTGGTCTTTACGCAGTTGGGGAGGCTGCCTGTACAGGGGTTCACGGAGCAAATCGACTCGCAAGCAACTCTTTGCTTGAAGGATTGGTCTACGGGAAAAGACTTGCTAAGCATATTACAGAACAGGCTCCAGCCCCCTTTATCGATGAGCCGCCAAACTGTCATTATTATGAGGATTTATCTGGCTTAAACCTGCCGACAATAGAAGAAATTCAATGTAATATGATGGATCGGGCAGGGATTGTTCGTGAAGAAAAATCCCTGCTTGCACAACTCAAATGGATTGAATCGTTTGAGCTTGAAAAATGGGTGAGAACGGACTTTAGTCAGCTTACTAAACAGCAATGGTCTATTCTGGCCATGCTGCAAACATCCTGGCTGATCATAAACGCCGCTCTCAAGCGGACAGAAAGCCGCGGGGGTCATTTCCGCAGCGATTTCCCATATGAAAGCGATGAGTGGCAAAGGAAACATACAACAGAGATTAGGTATTCAGAAAAGAGGAGATCTTATGAATCAGTTCAAGCTTAA
- a CDS encoding IscS subfamily cysteine desulfurase, whose translation MRYFDYAATCPISEEALQTYIQASKEYFGNTRSVHDIGTKADSLAEHCRQTLAGLLKVDAEGVTFTSGGSESNMLALYALATSGRGKHIVISAGEHSSIHNITAKLAEEEGYEVSKVSLNEEGIINLEELKLLMREDTVLVSIQHVNSDIGTIQPIEEIHKLCRSNGSWLHSDCVQSFGKIDLSRVTSLVDSFSVSSHKIYGPKGVGALYIRPAISFTPFLPNVSHESGVRPGTLNTPGIAAFTTAAQTKLTNLKSYQQDIIFLKREFLNALADVNASVRVMGPNTDSPVPILGLCISEIDGQHMMLEGNRRGYFFSIGSACQVGSGGPPKTLLSMGYSEEEAKTFIRISFGFDQTLEDVRGLAACIKEVIWERERTV comes from the coding sequence ATGAGATATTTTGATTACGCAGCGACTTGTCCGATTAGCGAGGAAGCTCTACAAACATATATACAGGCATCCAAGGAGTACTTCGGGAATACCCGCAGCGTTCATGATATTGGCACAAAGGCAGATTCATTGGCCGAGCACTGCAGGCAGACATTGGCAGGCCTATTGAAGGTCGATGCAGAAGGGGTTACTTTTACCAGCGGCGGATCGGAAAGCAATATGCTCGCTTTGTACGCCCTTGCTACTTCTGGTAGAGGCAAACATATCGTCATATCAGCCGGTGAACATTCCTCGATCCATAATATAACGGCAAAGCTCGCTGAAGAAGAAGGTTATGAGGTTAGCAAAGTGTCGTTGAATGAGGAAGGCATCATCAATTTAGAAGAATTAAAGCTTCTAATGCGTGAGGATACCGTACTCGTCTCGATCCAGCATGTAAATTCCGATATAGGCACCATTCAGCCGATTGAAGAAATTCATAAGTTATGCAGGTCAAACGGATCTTGGCTTCACAGCGATTGTGTCCAATCTTTTGGAAAAATTGATCTATCTAGGGTCACTTCCTTAGTAGACAGCTTCTCAGTTTCAAGCCACAAAATATACGGACCAAAAGGTGTCGGTGCGTTGTACATCCGCCCCGCCATTTCCTTTACTCCTTTTTTACCAAACGTTTCCCACGAAAGCGGAGTCCGACCGGGTACCTTGAATACACCAGGAATCGCTGCCTTTACGACAGCCGCTCAGACGAAACTGACGAATCTCAAATCCTACCAGCAGGACATTATTTTCCTAAAGAGAGAATTCTTGAATGCTTTAGCGGACGTGAACGCTTCTGTCAGAGTAATGGGTCCGAATACAGACTCACCTGTTCCTATACTTGGACTCTGCATTAGCGAAATCGACGGTCAACATATGATGCTTGAAGGAAACCGTAGAGGCTACTTTTTTTCAATCGGAAGTGCGTGTCAAGTCGGAAGTGGAGGGCCCCCGAAAACCTTGCTTTCTATGGGGTATTCAGAAGAAGAAGCGAAAACATTCATCCGAATTTCATTTGGATTTGATCAAACTTTGGAGGATGTCCGGGGATTGGCAGCATGTATTAAGGAAGTGATTTGGGAGAGGGAAAGAACTGTTTAA
- the melA gene encoding alpha-glucosidase/alpha-galactosidase, with protein sequence MSKITFLGAGSTIFAKNVLGDCMLTPSIQEFEFALYDIDHQRLKDSENMLNNLKKSLGSNVTVKAYTDRKEALREAKYVINAIQVGGYKPSTVIDFDIPKKYGLRQTIGDTIGVGGIFRTLRTIPVMLDFAKDMKEVCPNAWFLNYTNPMAALTGAMLRYTGIKTVGLCHSVQGAVPDLFKSLEMDTEGVQWKIAGINHLAWLLEVTKDGKDLYPEIKKRARVKQKEKHEDMVRFELMNRFGYYVTESSEHNAEYHPYFIKSNYPELVEKFNIPLDEYPRRCVEQIEDWEKMREDVVNNQNLTHERTHEYASYIIEAMETDKPFRIHGNVLNTGGLISNLPTNAVVEVPCLVDRNGVNPCYVGELPEQLAALNRTNINPQLLTIQAAITGKREHIYHAAMLDPHTAAELSIDDIVSLCDDLIEAHGDILPKFDREKVTV encoded by the coding sequence ATGTCAAAAATCACATTTCTAGGTGCAGGCAGTACGATTTTCGCAAAAAACGTTTTAGGAGATTGCATGTTAACACCAAGTATTCAGGAGTTCGAATTTGCTCTCTATGATATTGATCATCAAAGGTTAAAGGATTCAGAAAATATGTTGAATAATCTGAAGAAAAGCCTTGGCAGTAACGTGACGGTTAAAGCTTATACGGATCGAAAAGAAGCGTTACGGGAGGCAAAATATGTTATTAATGCGATTCAGGTTGGCGGCTACAAACCGAGTACTGTAATCGACTTTGATATTCCGAAAAAATACGGCCTCCGTCAAACGATAGGGGATACGATTGGGGTTGGAGGGATCTTCAGGACGCTAAGAACCATTCCTGTCATGCTTGATTTTGCGAAAGATATGAAGGAGGTATGTCCGAACGCCTGGTTCTTGAATTATACAAATCCAATGGCTGCGCTAACAGGTGCAATGCTTCGTTATACAGGAATAAAAACGGTCGGATTGTGTCACAGTGTGCAAGGTGCTGTTCCAGATTTGTTCAAGTCCCTTGAAATGGATACGGAAGGTGTTCAATGGAAAATTGCCGGGATCAATCACCTGGCATGGCTTTTAGAAGTAACAAAAGACGGGAAAGACTTGTATCCTGAAATTAAGAAAAGAGCTAGAGTAAAGCAAAAGGAAAAACATGAAGACATGGTTCGCTTTGAATTGATGAACCGGTTTGGTTACTATGTGACAGAATCATCAGAGCACAATGCAGAATATCATCCTTATTTTATTAAGAGCAATTATCCTGAACTGGTTGAGAAGTTCAATATTCCGCTTGATGAATATCCGCGCCGTTGTGTAGAACAGATTGAGGATTGGGAGAAAATGCGTGAGGATGTAGTTAATAATCAAAATCTTACACATGAACGTACCCATGAATATGCTTCCTATATTATCGAGGCCATGGAGACGGATAAACCATTCAGAATTCATGGGAACGTCCTTAACACCGGTGGATTAATCAGTAACTTACCAACGAATGCCGTGGTTGAAGTTCCATGTCTTGTAGATCGAAATGGTGTAAATCCATGCTACGTCGGTGAACTTCCGGAACAATTGGCTGCCTTAAATCGCACCAATATTAATCCCCAGTTGTTAACGATTCAAGCTGCCATAACTGGGAAGAGAGAACATATCTACCATGCGGCGATGCTTGATCCCCATACCGCAGCAGAATTATCGATTGACGACATTGTATCTCTTTGTGATGACCTTATTGAAGCACATGGGGATATACTGCCGAAGTTTGATCGTGAAAAAGTGACGGTATAG
- a CDS encoding carbohydrate ABC transporter permease has translation MKNRERKSRRFFTIVAIVVTLFHLIPFYILITTSLKASNDFSSKWSLPSSVHFENFSKAWEQASLGNAFINTAIITAGAALLLIVFGSLAAYPLARMNTKLNKFVYFLFIAIMIVPPLTALVPLYQMVVDMGMMNTHEIAILNNMAAFLPLTIFLYAGFIRSTIPKELEEAAKIDGASTLKIFFKIVFPLLKPITATVLIISCVFIWNDYQFAIFFLQDESVQTLTVALAGFFGQNQSNLNLVASAAIMSMLPMTILFLFLQKYFVAGLSSGSVKG, from the coding sequence ATGAAGAACAGGGAGAGAAAATCGAGAAGATTCTTCACAATCGTAGCCATTGTCGTGACATTGTTTCATTTAATCCCTTTCTATATATTAATAACTACCTCACTAAAAGCAAGTAATGATTTTAGTTCTAAATGGTCCCTGCCAAGCTCAGTACATTTTGAAAATTTTTCTAAGGCTTGGGAACAAGCAAGCTTGGGGAATGCGTTCATCAACACAGCCATCATTACAGCTGGTGCAGCTTTGCTATTGATCGTGTTCGGATCACTTGCTGCCTACCCGTTAGCTAGAATGAATACAAAGCTGAACAAGTTCGTCTACTTTTTGTTTATTGCGATTATGATCGTTCCCCCGTTGACGGCTCTCGTCCCTTTGTACCAAATGGTCGTTGATATGGGAATGATGAATACACATGAGATTGCGATTCTAAACAATATGGCAGCATTCCTGCCTTTAACGATTTTCCTCTATGCTGGCTTTATTCGCTCAACTATCCCTAAAGAGCTTGAGGAGGCGGCAAAAATTGACGGAGCAAGTACGTTGAAGATTTTCTTCAAAATCGTGTTTCCGTTGCTGAAGCCGATTACCGCGACCGTGCTAATCATTTCCTGTGTATTTATCTGGAATGATTATCAATTTGCGATATTCTTCCTTCAGGATGAAAGTGTTCAAACATTAACGGTGGCATTGGCGGGCTTCTTCGGCCAGAATCAAAGCAACTTGAATTTAGTCGCATCGGCTGCCATTATGTCAATGCTGCCAATGACGATTCTGTTTCTCTTTTTACAAAAATACTTTGTGGCAGGTCTTTCTTCAGGATCTGTAAAAGGATAA
- a CDS encoding carbohydrate ABC transporter permease yields the protein MSELVNKSQRAIARKGVVKSRKMKKQKSLWWMYLPALIVVSVFIIYPFLSGIRVSFTDWNGFSQTKNWVGLEQYKRMFQDSDTWLVVKNTLLYGIGSTIFQNVIGLLYALLLNKSIRLKSLTRTIIYLPVIISPLVMGYIWYFFFAYQGGALNDVLMLLGLDKINALGNPDVNPWIIVFVNTYQFVGIAMIIYLAGLQSISKDFYEAADIDGASVFQKFKTITLPLLMPAITINVVLNIIGGLKLFDVILALTGGGPGNASQSMSTFMYSLYFSRQDAGYAATQGVLMAFIVLTFSLLALVYFKRKEVDA from the coding sequence ATGAGTGAATTGGTTAATAAATCACAGCGCGCCATTGCTCGTAAGGGAGTGGTTAAGTCTCGTAAGATGAAAAAACAAAAATCGTTATGGTGGATGTATCTTCCGGCACTAATCGTTGTCAGTGTTTTTATTATTTACCCTTTTTTAAGCGGAATTCGGGTTTCTTTTACTGATTGGAACGGATTTTCGCAAACGAAAAACTGGGTAGGTTTAGAGCAATATAAGCGGATGTTCCAGGATTCTGATACGTGGTTAGTTGTAAAAAATACGTTGCTTTATGGGATTGGCAGTACAATTTTTCAAAATGTTATCGGTTTACTTTATGCTCTACTGCTTAATAAGAGCATTCGATTAAAGTCGTTAACACGAACGATCATCTATCTTCCTGTGATCATCAGCCCGCTCGTCATGGGCTATATCTGGTATTTCTTTTTTGCCTATCAGGGAGGGGCATTAAATGATGTCTTGATGCTGTTAGGTCTAGATAAAATCAATGCTTTAGGCAATCCCGATGTGAACCCATGGATCATTGTTTTTGTTAATACTTATCAATTTGTAGGTATTGCCATGATTATTTATTTAGCCGGCTTACAGAGTATTTCAAAGGACTTTTACGAGGCGGCTGATATTGATGGGGCTTCAGTATTCCAGAAATTCAAAACTATTACTCTACCTTTATTAATGCCCGCTATTACAATTAACGTAGTGCTAAACATCATTGGAGGATTAAAACTGTTTGATGTCATTCTTGCACTTACTGGCGGGGGACCGGGAAATGCTTCCCAGTCGATGTCAACGTTTATGTATTCTCTTTATTTCAGCAGGCAGGATGCTGGTTATGCAGCTACACAAGGGGTGTTAATGGCGTTTATTGTTCTAACTTTCAGTCTGCTAGCACTCGTTTACTTTAAACGCAAGGAGGTCGATGCTTAA
- a CDS encoding ABC transporter substrate-binding protein — translation MRRRWLFLLLVIVVCMITSGCSSSKTSGDGGGTTLTFYSTATSEEDKKVMSEAVAAFEEKYPEIDIEDNYPGDGYEDMLRVKMAANDLPDLFDTHGWAKQRYGEYVADLSEMDWVKNLDPALDTILKDDEGKVYAYPLNQAKDGISYNAGLLDEYGIEPPTTFEGFMKALEKIKEKSNGEVTPFWFNGSDKSAFGQYFDQFATPLLVTDKEHKYEEELLNGTFDWSHYTFLPEKLKEMQEKGLLNKDALTAQIQQQTQLMAQGKIGFTLASGSLGPSVEKLNPEVQVGVIPMPTIHEGDEPSWIGGERHTVAIWKETEHMEEAQKFIEFLAQPEVAKKIAEGTSLPAGLKDIDAENYYSEYYKKYEGVKVQPYFDRVYLPSGMWNVMGSTGQQLLSGKMTPAGVSEKMAEEYKRLKE, via the coding sequence ATGAGGAGAAGATGGTTATTCCTATTACTTGTTATAGTTGTCTGTATGATTACGTCTGGATGTTCCAGTAGTAAGACTTCAGGTGATGGCGGTGGTACCACTTTGACATTTTATTCAACAGCTACTTCCGAAGAAGATAAAAAAGTGATGTCGGAAGCAGTTGCAGCTTTTGAAGAAAAGTATCCGGAAATTGATATAGAAGACAATTACCCAGGGGATGGGTATGAAGACATGTTGCGAGTAAAGATGGCAGCTAATGACTTACCGGATCTGTTTGATACCCATGGTTGGGCTAAACAGCGATATGGAGAATATGTTGCAGATTTGAGTGAGATGGATTGGGTGAAGAATCTGGATCCTGCTCTTGATACAATTTTAAAAGATGATGAAGGCAAAGTTTACGCTTATCCTCTAAACCAGGCGAAGGACGGAATCTCCTACAATGCCGGCTTGTTAGATGAGTATGGAATTGAACCTCCTACAACCTTCGAGGGCTTTATGAAAGCCTTGGAAAAAATCAAAGAAAAAAGTAATGGGGAAGTCACCCCGTTTTGGTTTAATGGTTCGGATAAATCAGCTTTTGGACAGTATTTCGATCAATTTGCGACACCCCTGTTAGTGACAGATAAAGAACATAAATATGAAGAAGAACTATTGAATGGAACATTTGATTGGTCTCACTATACATTCCTGCCTGAAAAGCTAAAGGAAATGCAGGAAAAAGGGCTGCTTAATAAAGATGCGTTAACGGCACAAATTCAGCAACAAACTCAATTGATGGCACAGGGGAAAATTGGATTTACTTTGGCGAGCGGCTCGCTTGGGCCATCAGTAGAAAAACTGAATCCTGAAGTGCAGGTCGGAGTGATTCCAATGCCAACTATTCACGAAGGAGACGAACCGAGCTGGATCGGTGGGGAACGACATACTGTAGCAATTTGGAAAGAGACGGAGCACATGGAAGAAGCGCAAAAGTTCATTGAGTTTCTAGCACAACCAGAAGTTGCAAAGAAAATTGCAGAAGGAACGTCTCTTCCGGCAGGCTTGAAGGATATTGATGCTGAAAACTATTATTCCGAATACTACAAGAAGTATGAAGGTGTGAAAGTTCAGCCCTATTTTGATCGGGTGTACTTACCAAGTGGAATGTGGAATGTTATGGGATCTACTGGACAACAATTACTTTCAGGTAAGATGACGCCAGCAGGAGTTTCTGAAAAAATGGCCGAGGAATATAAGAGGTTGAAAGAGTAA
- a CDS encoding LacI family DNA-binding transcriptional regulator codes for MTTIKEIAERANFSNTTVSRVLNNDKTFSVGTETRQKILDVAKEMGYKTLQERRKERQAPEDVSASKIGILLCHSVEEELNDAYFLSIRQGVEHECLERGLTTTELFRLTNLNSGGISSDINSLIVVGRINSDILDQISNQLKNIVYINHTVDEDKYDSVVIDFEKATNRAIDHLLDLGYKKVGFIGGKEREHLNDSKVDYEDERKSTFQKTMMEKGLFNPESFYIGEFTMADGYELMKSAIHQGDLPEALFIASDAMAIGAMRALQENQYKVPEDIAIVSFNDIELAQFASTPLTTVKVQTEEMGRLGVKLMVDRLNGREIPLKVTVPTKLVVRDSCGARHIPNAVEQKKGVIS; via the coding sequence ATGACAACAATAAAAGAGATAGCAGAACGGGCTAATTTTTCAAACACGACAGTCTCTAGAGTTCTCAACAATGATAAAACTTTCTCAGTGGGGACAGAGACTCGTCAAAAAATATTAGATGTAGCCAAAGAAATGGGGTATAAAACGTTACAGGAACGCAGGAAAGAGAGGCAAGCCCCTGAAGATGTTTCTGCATCCAAAATTGGAATTCTACTCTGCCATTCCGTGGAAGAAGAATTAAATGATGCTTATTTCTTATCAATAAGACAAGGGGTCGAGCATGAATGTCTGGAGAGAGGTCTTACTACAACAGAGTTATTTCGACTTACCAATTTGAATTCTGGTGGGATTAGCAGTGATATTAATAGCTTGATTGTAGTAGGGAGAATCAATTCGGATATTCTTGATCAAATCAGTAACCAATTAAAAAACATCGTCTACATCAACCATACAGTGGACGAGGACAAGTATGATTCTGTCGTTATTGATTTTGAAAAGGCAACGAATCGTGCAATAGATCATTTGCTCGATCTTGGTTATAAAAAGGTGGGGTTTATTGGAGGGAAGGAAAGAGAGCATTTAAATGATAGCAAAGTAGATTATGAAGATGAAAGAAAGTCTACCTTTCAAAAAACCATGATGGAGAAGGGATTATTCAACCCTGAATCATTTTATATTGGGGAGTTTACCATGGCTGACGGCTATGAACTGATGAAGTCGGCCATTCACCAAGGCGATTTACCAGAGGCGCTATTTATAGCTAGTGACGCAATGGCAATCGGAGCAATGCGGGCTTTACAAGAAAATCAATATAAAGTTCCAGAAGATATAGCCATTGTAAGTTTCAATGATATTGAATTAGCTCAATTTGCCAGTACCCCCTTAACGACAGTAAAAGTACAAACAGAAGAAATGGGAAGATTAGGTGTTAAATTGATGGTTGATCGGCTTAATGGCAGGGAGATTCCATTAAAAGTTACTGTTCCGACAAAATTAGTTGTAAGGGATAGTTGCGGCGCCCGTCATATACCGAATGCCGTCGAACAAAAGAAAGGGGTGATATCTTAA
- a CDS encoding MBL fold metallo-hydrolase translates to MEDRLIPVTSIASGIEQLVANDIHCLPIQVVNACLIGNPERPEDWVLVDAGMPKSADDIIDVAGELFGKRYNPKAIILTHGHFDHVGAAEELADYWDVPVYAHKLEMPYLTGGKDYPEPDTTVEGGLVSKLSRMFPNEGIDLGNHVQALPDDGTIPHLPGWQWIHTPGHTEGHVSLFRENDRTLIVGDAFVTVKQEYLFKVLTQQQEISGPPRYLTSDWEAAWESVRKLEALKPNVAITGHGFPMAGKELTDNLEKLSREFDRIAIPDHGRFVDGEKER, encoded by the coding sequence ATGGAAGATCGATTGATTCCCGTTACCTCAATTGCCAGTGGAATTGAGCAGTTGGTGGCGAATGATATTCATTGCTTGCCCATTCAAGTAGTAAACGCCTGTTTAATCGGAAATCCTGAACGACCTGAAGATTGGGTGTTGGTCGATGCGGGCATGCCGAAGTCTGCCGACGATATTATTGATGTAGCAGGAGAGCTTTTTGGTAAAAGGTATAATCCAAAGGCTATTATTCTTACACATGGACACTTCGATCACGTCGGGGCCGCTGAGGAACTTGCAGATTATTGGGATGTTCCCGTTTATGCACATAAATTAGAAATGCCTTACTTGACAGGGGGAAAAGATTATCCAGAACCAGATACTACAGTTGAAGGCGGTTTGGTATCAAAGTTATCACGTATGTTTCCTAATGAGGGGATCGATTTAGGAAACCACGTTCAAGCTTTGCCGGATGACGGAACTATCCCGCACTTACCTGGGTGGCAATGGATTCACACACCTGGGCATACAGAAGGTCATGTCTCCCTATTCCGGGAAAACGACCGCACGTTGATCGTCGGCGATGCATTCGTCACAGTCAAACAGGAATATTTATTCAAAGTGCTGACCCAACAACAAGAAATTAGCGGTCCGCCTCGCTACCTAACATCTGATTGGGAGGCCGCTTGGGAGTCGGTAAGAAAACTTGAAGCCTTGAAACCCAATGTAGCAATCACAGGTCATGGGTTCCCGATGGCAGGAAAAGAACTGACAGATAATTTAGAGAAACTGAGTCGTGAGTTTGATCGAATTGCCATCCCAGATCATGGAAGGTTTGTAGATGGTGAGAAAGAAAGATAA
- a CDS encoding amino acid permease yields MNKQTKDKKLQWWQLSLIGVGCTIGTGFFLGSSLAIESSGPAVVFVFILAAIGTYIVFQALAKMTAEHPEKGSFRSYAKKAYGRWAGFSNGWVYWSSELLIMGSQLTALAIFSQYWFPNLPLWLLSTIFGVLGIGVIFTGVSGFERVENIFAVIKTAAIFMFIVIAALALSGVINGNPSEQTVSMSFDGLFPEGLTGVWAALLYAFYAFGGIEVMGIMANELKNPKDASKSGRVMLILLGIIYVVSLGLALLLITWDKFNADESPFITALSQSDLAFVPHVFNGALIIAGFSTMVASLYAITTILATLSEDGDAPAFFAAKGKRGVPIHSLFLTIGGLCLSILVALLLPEKIFEYLTTAAGLMLLYNWLFILFSYKKLMKLTTADHVKRFVGILLIAAAVSGTLFDSTSRIGFFISLVFLLVIGTITFLMRKRWQQASG; encoded by the coding sequence ATGAATAAGCAAACAAAAGATAAAAAACTTCAATGGTGGCAGCTTTCACTTATTGGTGTGGGATGCACGATTGGTACTGGCTTTTTCCTGGGATCCTCACTTGCCATCGAAAGTAGTGGACCTGCTGTTGTCTTTGTTTTTATTTTAGCAGCCATCGGTACTTATATCGTGTTTCAAGCTTTAGCGAAAATGACGGCAGAGCATCCTGAAAAGGGATCGTTTCGTTCGTATGCGAAAAAGGCTTATGGACGGTGGGCTGGCTTCAGTAATGGATGGGTCTATTGGTCATCTGAATTATTAATTATGGGCAGTCAACTGACGGCCCTCGCCATCTTCTCGCAATACTGGTTTCCAAACCTTCCTCTATGGCTGTTGTCGACCATATTTGGTGTGCTTGGAATTGGTGTCATCTTTACAGGAGTATCAGGTTTTGAACGGGTTGAAAATATTTTCGCTGTCATTAAAACGGCTGCTATCTTCATGTTTATCGTAATTGCCGCCCTAGCATTATCAGGCGTTATCAATGGAAACCCTTCTGAACAAACGGTAAGCATGAGCTTTGATGGGTTATTTCCTGAAGGACTAACCGGAGTTTGGGCTGCCTTGCTATACGCCTTTTATGCGTTTGGCGGGATTGAAGTCATGGGAATTATGGCAAACGAATTAAAAAATCCTAAAGATGCATCAAAGTCCGGAAGAGTCATGCTCATCCTCCTCGGCATCATTTATGTCGTTTCTTTAGGATTAGCCTTACTTCTCATAACATGGGATAAGTTTAATGCGGACGAAAGTCCTTTCATTACCGCGTTAAGTCAATCTGATTTGGCGTTTGTTCCACACGTATTTAATGGAGCATTGATCATTGCAGGCTTCTCCACGATGGTCGCATCTCTTTATGCAATCACTACCATCTTAGCTACCTTGTCAGAAGATGGAGATGCACCAGCTTTTTTTGCTGCGAAAGGTAAAAGAGGTGTGCCCATTCATTCCCTCTTCCTAACTATTGGTGGCTTATGCTTATCCATCCTTGTAGCCTTGCTGCTACCTGAAAAGATTTTTGAATATTTAACTACTGCAGCAGGCCTAATGCTTTTATATAACTGGCTATTTATCCTCTTCTCTTATAAAAAATTAATGAAACTAACAACAGCTGACCATGTAAAACGGTTCGTGGGAATCTTGCTAATTGCTGCCGCCGTTAGTGGAACGCTTTTTGATTCCACAAGCAGAATCGGTTTTTTTATCAGCCTAGTGTTTCTGCTAGTGATTGGTACAATCACCTTTTTAATGAGAAAAAGATGGCAGCAAGCTTCAGGTTAG